The Glycine soja cultivar W05 chromosome 3, ASM419377v2, whole genome shotgun sequence genome window below encodes:
- the LOC114407660 gene encoding sodium/hydrogen exchanger 1-like, with the protein MGGELSYVLSKMEMLTSDHASVVSMNIFVALLCACIVIGHLLEENRWLNESITALLIGICTGVVILLLSRGKSSHLLVFSEDLFFIYLLPPIIFNAGFQVKKKQFFVNFITITLFGAVGTLISCSIITFGVTQIFKRMGVGKSLDMGDYLAIGAIFAATDSVCTLQVLNQDETPLLYSLVFGEGVVNDATSVVLFNAIKSFDLNKIDHRIGLHFFGNFLYLFTTSTLLGVLAGLLSAYIIKTLYIGRHSTDREVALMMLMAYLSYILAELWYLSGILTVFFCGIVMSHYTWHNVTESSRITTKHAFATLSFVLETFIFLYVGMDALDIEKWRFVSDRPKTSVAVSSVLLGLVLAGRAAFVFPLSFLSNLTKKTQSEKISFREQVIIWWAGLMRGAVSMALAYNQFTLSGHTELRTNAIMITSTITVVLVSTMVFGLMTKPLIRFLLPINPPPKRKNSMSDIGSFNNSPKSITMPFLGGSQDSENEFDGSENQRPSSIRALLTTPTHTVHQLWRNFDNSFMRPVFGGRGFVPVVPTSTTARTINQQWH; encoded by the exons ATGGGTGGTGAATTAAGTTACGTGCTTTCAAAAATGGAAATGCTAACTTCAGATCATGCCTCCGTTGTGTCCATGAACATTTTCGTGGCTCTGCTTTGTGCTTGCATTGTCATTGGCCATCTTCTTGAGGAGAATCGGTGGCTGAATGAGTCTATCACTGCCCTTTTGATA GGTATTTGCACTGGGGTAGTCATTTTGTTGTTGAGTCGCGGTAAAAGCtcgcatcttctagttttcagTGAAgatcttttctttatatacctTCTGCCACCTATCATATTTAATGCCGG GTTTCAGGTTAAAAAGAAACAGTTTTTTGTTAACTTCATTACCATTACCCTGTTTGGAGCTGTTGGTACATTAATAAGTTGTAGCATCATAACTTTTG GTGTCACGCAAATTTTTAAGAGAATGGGTGTTGGTAAATCACTGGATATGGGGGATTATCTAG cAATTGGTGCAATATTTGCTGCAACAGATTCTGTCTGCACATTGCAG GTGCTAAACCAGGATGAGACACCTTTACTGTACAGTCTTGTATTTGGCGAGGGTGTTGTGAATGATGCTACATCTGTGGTGCTTTTCAATGCAATCAAAAGTTTTGACCTCAACAAAATTGACCACAGAATTGGTTTGCATTTTTTTGGCAACTTCTTGTATCTGTTTACCACAAGCACCTTGCTTGGGGTCTTG GCTGGTCTACTTAGCGCTTACATTATTAAAACGCTGTATATTGGCAG GCACTCTACAGATCGTGAGGTTGCTCTTATGATGCTAATGGCATACCTTTCCTACATTCTGGCTGAA TTATGGTATCTGAGTGGCATTCTCACTGTATTCTTCTGTGGGATTGTTATGTCTCATTATACTTGGCATAATGTGACTGAGAGCTCGAGAATAACTACCAA ACATGCTTTTGCAACTCTCTCATTTGTTCTTGAAACCTTTATCTTCCTTTATGTTGGTATGGATGCCTTGGACATTGAAAAGTGGAGGTTTGTTAGTGATAG GCCTAAAACATCTGTTGCTGTGAGTTCAGTTTTATTGGGTCTAGTGCTTGCTGGAAGAGCAGCCTTTGTTTTTCCCCTATCCTTCTTATCCAACCTCACTAAAAAGACGcaaagtgaaaaaataagtttcaggGAGCAG GTGATAATTTGGTGGGCTGGTCTTATGAGAGGTGCTGTTTCAATGGCACTTGCCTACAATCAG TTCACCTTGTCCGGTCACACTGAACTGCGAACCAATGCCATCATGATCACCAGCACCATTACTGTTGTGCTTGTCAGCACAATG GTGTTTGGTTTGATGACTAAGCCACTCATAAGGTTTTTGCTGCCTATTAACCCCCCTCCTAAACGCAAAAACAGCATGTCAGATATAGGTTCATTTAATAATTCCCCCAAATCAATCACTATGCCCTTTCTTGGAGGCTCCCAAGATTCTGAAAACGAATTTGATGGCAGTGAAAATCAACGTCCAAGCAGTATTCGTGCCTTACTAACAACTCCAACACATACCGTTCATCAACTATGGCGTAATTTTGATAATTCATTTATGCGTCCAGTTTTTGGTGGTAGGGGATTTGTTCCTGTAGTTCCTACCTCAACAACCGCTCGCA